Proteins from one Fusobacterium periodonticum 1_1_41FAA genomic window:
- a CDS encoding DUF1846 domain-containing protein encodes MKIGFDHAKYLEEQSKYILERVNKHDKLYIEFGGKLLGDLHAKRVLPGFDENAKIKVLNKLKDQIEVIICVYAGDIERNKIRGDFGITYDMDVFRLIDDLRENELKVNSVVITRYEDRPSTDLFITRLERRGIKVYKHYATKGYPSDVDTIVSDEGYGKNAYIETTKPIVVVTAPGPGSGKLATCLSQLYHEYKRGRNVGYSKFETFPVWNVPLKHPLNIAYEAATVDLNDVNMIDPFHLEEYGEIAVNYNRDIEAFPLLKRIIEKITGKKSIYQSPTDMGVNRVGFGITDDEVVKEASQQEIIRRYFKTGCDYKKGNTDLETFKRAEFIMHSLGLKEEDRKVVTFARKKLELLNNEEKSDKQKTLSAIAFEMPDGEIITGKKSSLMDAPSAAILNSLKYLSNFDDELLLISPTILEPIIQLKEKTLKNKHIPLDCEEILIALSITAATNPMAELALSKLSQLAGVQAHSTHILGRNDEQSLRKLGIDVTSDQVFPTENLYYNQ; translated from the coding sequence ATGAAAATAGGTTTTGACCATGCTAAATATCTGGAAGAACAATCCAAATATATACTGGAAAGAGTGAATAAGCATGACAAATTATACATTGAGTTTGGTGGAAAACTTTTAGGAGATCTTCATGCAAAAAGAGTTTTACCTGGTTTTGATGAGAATGCTAAGATAAAAGTTCTAAATAAACTTAAGGATCAAATAGAAGTTATAATTTGTGTGTATGCTGGAGACATTGAGAGAAATAAAATCAGAGGTGATTTTGGAATTACTTATGATATGGATGTCTTTAGACTGATAGATGATTTGAGAGAAAATGAGCTAAAGGTCAATAGTGTTGTTATCACAAGATATGAAGATAGACCTTCTACAGACCTTTTTATCACTAGACTTGAAAGAAGAGGAATAAAAGTATACAAACACTATGCAACAAAAGGTTACCCTAGTGATGTTGATACTATAGTTAGTGATGAAGGTTATGGAAAAAATGCCTATATAGAAACAACAAAACCAATAGTTGTTGTAACTGCTCCAGGGCCTGGTAGTGGGAAACTTGCAACTTGTTTAAGTCAACTTTATCATGAATATAAAAGAGGAAGAAATGTAGGATATTCTAAATTTGAAACTTTCCCAGTTTGGAATGTACCTTTAAAACATCCGTTGAATATAGCTTATGAAGCAGCAACAGTTGATTTAAATGATGTTAATATGATAGATCCATTTCATTTAGAAGAATATGGAGAAATAGCAGTAAATTATAACAGAGATATTGAAGCTTTCCCTTTATTAAAAAGAATAATTGAAAAGATAACAGGAAAAAAATCAATTTATCAATCGCCTACAGATATGGGAGTTAATAGGGTAGGTTTTGGTATTACTGATGATGAAGTTGTTAAGGAAGCTTCTCAACAAGAAATAATAAGAAGATATTTTAAAACTGGTTGTGATTATAAAAAAGGAAATACTGATTTAGAAACATTTAAAAGAGCTGAATTTATAATGCACAGTTTAGGATTAAAAGAAGAAGATAGAAAAGTTGTTACTTTTGCAAGAAAGAAATTAGAACTTTTAAATAATGAAGAAAAGTCTGATAAGCAAAAAACACTTTCAGCTATAGCATTTGAAATGCCTGATGGAGAAATAATAACAGGAAAGAAATCTTCTTTAATGGATGCTCCTTCGGCTGCTATCTTGAATTCATTGAAATATCTATCAAATTTTGATGATGAATTATTATTAATTTCACCAACAATTTTAGAGCCTATTATTCAGTTAAAAGAGAAAACTCTAAAAAATAAACATATACCACTAGATTGTGAGGAAATATTAATTGCCTTAAGTATAACAGCAGCAACAAATCCTATGGCGGAGCTTGCACTGTCAAAGCTTTCACAATTGGCTGGTGTACAAGCACATTCCACTCACATTTTAGGTAGAAATGATGAGCAATCCTTAAGAAAACTTGGAATAGATGTAACATCTGATCAAGTTTTTCCAACTGAAAATTTATATTATAATCAATAA
- the rpmA gene encoding 50S ribosomal protein L27 — translation MQFLLNIQLFAHKKGQGSVKNGRDSNPKYLGVKKYDGEVVKAGNIIVRQRGTKFHAGNNMGIGKDHTLFALIDGYVKFERLGKNKKQVSVYSEK, via the coding sequence ATGCAATTTTTATTAAATATACAATTATTTGCGCATAAAAAAGGGCAAGGTTCTGTTAAAAACGGAAGAGACTCTAATCCTAAATATCTTGGAGTAAAAAAATACGATGGAGAAGTTGTTAAAGCTGGAAATATTATAGTTAGACAAAGAGGAACTAAATTCCATGCTGGAAACAATATGGGAATTGGTAAAGACCATACTCTATTTGCATTAATCGATGGATATGTAAAATTTGAAAGATTAGGAAAAAATAAAAAACAAGTTTCTGTATACTCAGAAAAATAA
- a CDS encoding ribosomal-processing cysteine protease Prp, translating into MTKVEIFRKNGNIIGYKASGHSGYSEQGSDIICSAISTSLQMTLIGIQEVLKLKVDFKINDGFLDVDLKNISQDKLTQTNILTEAMAIFLKELTKQYPKYIRLVEKEDK; encoded by the coding sequence ATGACAAAAGTAGAAATTTTTAGAAAAAATGGTAACATCATAGGATATAAAGCAAGTGGACATTCTGGATACTCAGAACAAGGAAGTGATATAATTTGTTCTGCTATCTCAACATCATTGCAAATGACTTTAATAGGTATACAAGAAGTATTAAAGTTAAAAGTTGACTTTAAAATAAATGATGGCTTTCTTGATGTTGATTTAAAAAATATTAGCCAAGATAAACTAACACAAACAAATATACTCACAGAAGCTATGGCTATATTTTTAAAAGAATTAACTAAACAATATCCTAAGTACATTAGACTTGTAGAAAAGGAGGATAAGTAA